In Reichenbachiella agarivorans, one genomic interval encodes:
- the moeB gene encoding molybdopterin-synthase adenylyltransferase MoeB → MSITFSKAELERYSRHLIIPEFNIEGQRKLKEAKVLVIGSGGLGSPVLLYLAAAGVGHLGIVDFDVVDDSNLQRQVLFTVEDVGRPKAEVAKERLQKLNPYIEFTVHDTALTSENALDIIKDYDVIADGTDNFATRYLVNDACVILDKVNVYASIFRFEGQVSVFNYPDQDGVRGPHYRDLFPSPPPPGMVPSCSEGGVMGVLPGMIGTMQANEVIKVITGIGKPLSGRLFLFDTLAFETRTMKIRKNPNTAPVTALIDYEFFCGSGHEDQPEAVAEITAQELKEWMDNERQFQLIDVREPYEYEIANIGGELIPQGQIEAQLDQIRQDKPVVLYCRSGNRSADVLRSLKTKGFDNLYNLKGGVLSWAEHIDPEMAKY, encoded by the coding sequence ATGTCAATTACATTTTCCAAAGCGGAGTTAGAACGCTACAGCCGTCACCTAATCATACCAGAGTTCAACATCGAGGGACAGCGCAAGCTGAAAGAAGCCAAAGTATTGGTGATAGGTAGTGGAGGACTGGGTAGTCCTGTACTGCTGTATTTGGCTGCTGCAGGTGTGGGACATCTGGGAATTGTAGATTTTGATGTGGTAGATGATTCGAATTTGCAACGTCAGGTTTTATTCACGGTAGAGGATGTCGGGAGGCCCAAAGCAGAAGTAGCGAAAGAACGTTTGCAGAAGCTCAACCCTTATATCGAATTTACAGTCCATGATACAGCCCTGACTTCTGAAAATGCACTTGATATCATCAAGGATTATGATGTGATCGCAGATGGGACGGACAATTTTGCGACACGTTATTTGGTCAATGATGCCTGTGTGATTTTGGACAAAGTGAATGTTTATGCTTCTATTTTTCGATTCGAAGGACAAGTATCTGTGTTCAATTATCCAGACCAAGACGGTGTGCGCGGACCACATTACCGAGATTTATTTCCTTCTCCACCACCCCCAGGGATGGTACCCAGTTGTTCGGAAGGCGGCGTGATGGGCGTCTTACCAGGTATGATCGGGACGATGCAGGCCAACGAAGTAATCAAAGTCATCACAGGGATCGGAAAACCGCTCAGTGGTCGTTTGTTTTTGTTCGACACCTTGGCATTTGAGACTCGCACGATGAAAATCCGTAAGAATCCAAATACGGCTCCAGTGACAGCACTCATCGACTATGAATTTTTCTGTGGCTCTGGACATGAAGACCAACCAGAGGCTGTAGCAGAAATCACCGCTCAGGAACTCAAAGAATGGATGGATAACGAAAGACAGTTTCAGTTGATCGATGTCCGTGAACCCTATGAGTACGAAATCGCCAACATCGGTGGAGAATTGATTCCTCAAGGTCAGATCGAAGCACAGCTCGATCAAATCAGACAAGACAAACCTGTGGTATTGTATTGTAGAAGTGGCAATAGGAGTGCAGATGTACTTCGCTCTCTCAAGACTAAGGGCTTTGATAATCTCTACAACCTCAAAGGAGGAGTTCTATCATGGGCAGAGCATATCGATCCTGAAATGGCAAAATATTAA
- a CDS encoding helix-turn-helix domain-containing protein has product MKNTSLEEFYDHLNVHIPLGISKEIGHFNIFDTGEIYQKVKEKGEMPYNKRAYYKISLIHGKNRAEYADKVIQIEQNALLFATPKIPYNYIPENGRQAGQFCIFTEEFFTQSISGIVLDEFPIFMSGGYPVFELKDEEIKDISHTFSKMSNEISSDYAFKYDLLRTYVLELIHYGQKLQPAATLHPTHNAAVRVTSLFIELLERQFPIESPQQKLKLRSARDFADHLAIHVNHLNKVLKENTGITTTHFITKRILQEAKILLKQTNWSVSEIAYCLGFEEVAHFSNFFKKQTDLAPFNYRNCPQ; this is encoded by the coding sequence ATGAAAAACACTAGTCTTGAAGAATTTTATGATCATCTCAATGTCCATATACCTTTAGGAATCAGTAAAGAGATTGGACATTTCAACATATTCGATACGGGAGAAATCTACCAAAAGGTTAAAGAGAAGGGAGAGATGCCTTATAACAAAAGAGCCTACTACAAAATCAGTCTCATCCATGGAAAAAACCGCGCAGAATATGCCGACAAGGTAATTCAGATCGAGCAAAACGCACTGCTTTTCGCAACCCCAAAAATCCCATATAACTATATCCCTGAAAACGGTCGGCAAGCAGGTCAGTTTTGCATATTTACTGAGGAGTTCTTTACCCAATCCATTAGTGGAATCGTCCTCGATGAATTTCCTATTTTTATGTCAGGAGGCTATCCTGTGTTTGAGTTGAAAGACGAAGAAATCAAAGATATATCGCATACATTTAGTAAGATGAGTAACGAAATCAGCTCTGATTATGCCTTCAAGTATGATCTGCTAAGAACCTATGTCTTAGAGTTGATTCATTATGGGCAGAAGCTCCAGCCTGCTGCTACTCTACACCCTACTCACAATGCAGCTGTACGGGTCACTTCATTATTCATAGAGTTGCTAGAGAGACAGTTTCCAATCGAATCTCCTCAGCAGAAACTCAAGCTGCGTAGTGCGAGAGATTTCGCGGATCATCTAGCCATTCATGTCAATCACCTCAACAAAGTACTGAAAGAAAACACTGGTATAACCACTACCCATTTCATCACAAAAAGAATATTGCAAGAGGCAAAAATATTACTCAAACAGACCAACTGGTCTGTCTCTGAAATTGCCTATTGTTTGGGATTTGAAGAGGTAGCTCATTTCTCCAATTTCTTTAAAAAACAAACTGATCTTGCTCCATTCAATTACCGGAATTGCCCCCAATAA
- a CDS encoding MoaD/ThiS family protein, protein MAEIIIPTPLRKFADNQSTIDVVGDNVLSAIENLVTQFPDLKKQIFDAEGNIKRFIRIYKGEDDIESLENEKTSIESDTVISIIPAIAGGTK, encoded by the coding sequence ATGGCAGAAATCATCATACCCACCCCACTTAGAAAATTTGCAGACAATCAATCGACAATTGATGTAGTCGGAGACAATGTATTGTCTGCCATCGAAAATTTAGTGACTCAATTTCCAGATTTGAAAAAGCAAATTTTCGATGCAGAGGGAAATATCAAGCGTTTTATTCGAATCTATAAAGGTGAAGATGATATTGAGTCCCTAGAAAATGAAAAGACAAGTATAGAATCTGATACGGTCATCAGTATCATACCAGCCATAGCAGGAGGAACAAAGTAA
- a CDS encoding SDR family NAD(P)-dependent oxidoreductase, with product MTTSKIALITGGSRGLGKNMALRLADKGIDVILTYQNNANDAAKVIADIKKKGQKVLALQLDVAQNKNFDSFYNTVKTELKNTFGTEKFDFLINNAGSALYASFAETTEVQFDEVINIHYKGVFFLTQKALPILSDGGRIINISSGLARFSLPGSSAYGSMKGAVEVLTKYLAKELGSRKITANVVAPGAIETDFGNGQIRDNKEANSMIANLTALGRAGLPDDIGGVVAFLCTEDAKWINGQRLEVSGGMML from the coding sequence ATGACAACAAGCAAAATAGCACTAATCACTGGCGGTAGCAGAGGGTTAGGCAAAAATATGGCACTTCGTTTGGCCGACAAAGGAATCGACGTAATCCTAACGTATCAAAACAATGCAAATGATGCTGCTAAAGTAATCGCCGACATCAAAAAGAAAGGACAGAAAGTATTAGCCTTACAACTCGACGTTGCACAAAACAAGAACTTTGACAGCTTTTACAATACAGTAAAGACCGAATTGAAAAACACCTTTGGTACAGAAAAATTTGACTTCTTAATCAACAATGCTGGTTCAGCGTTATATGCGTCTTTTGCCGAAACTACTGAAGTTCAATTTGATGAAGTTATAAACATTCACTATAAAGGAGTTTTTTTCTTAACTCAAAAGGCATTACCAATACTTAGTGATGGCGGACGAATTATTAATATTTCGTCTGGTCTTGCACGCTTCTCTCTCCCAGGATCCTCTGCGTATGGTTCTATGAAAGGAGCAGTAGAAGTCCTTACAAAGTACCTTGCGAAAGAATTAGGTTCTCGTAAAATTACTGCCAATGTAGTTGCACCAGGTGCTATAGAAACAGATTTCGGTAATGGACAAATCAGAGACAACAAAGAGGCAAATAGCATGATAGCAAATCTTACGGCTTTGGGTCGGGCAGGATTACCTGATGACATAGGTGGAGTGGTAGCATTCCTCTGTACAGAAGATGCCAAATGGATCAATGGCCAGCGCTTAGAAGTATCTGGTGGAATGATGCTGTAA